A genomic stretch from Sphingomonas faeni includes:
- a CDS encoding CpaF family protein codes for MSAFGRRNGIGGGQSARPAFGVARPMQGSSIPGGSPVARAEPEGGAQFPPIDSLPMPGETEGFDPGTMPAGQLDAMQRLSDRQNASGEAANSRTEGFEQSIHKIKEQVLPRLLERVDPEAAATLNKDELAEEFRPIIGEVLAELKLTLNRREQFALEKVLVDELLGLGPLEELLADPNITDIMVNGPDQTYVERKGKLELAPIQFRDEEHLFQIAQRIVNSVGRRVDQTTPLADARLKDGSRVNVIVPPLSLRGTAISIRKFSAKPITLDMMAGFGSMSPKMATALKIAGASRFNVVISGGTGSGKTTMLNALSKMIDPGERVLTIEDAAELRLQQPHWLPLETRPANLEGQGEISIRDLVKNALRMRPDRIILGEIRGAECFDMLAAMNTGHDGSMCTLHANSPREALARMENMVMMSDIKVPKEAISRQIADSVELIIQVKRLRDGSRRVTNITEVIGMEGPVIVTQELFKFEYLDESADGKILGEYRSMGLRPYTLEKAKQFGFDQAYLEACL; via the coding sequence ATGAGCGCATTCGGGCGTCGTAATGGCATCGGCGGGGGGCAGTCGGCCCGTCCCGCATTCGGCGTCGCGCGTCCGATGCAGGGAAGCTCCATCCCGGGCGGCAGTCCGGTGGCGCGCGCCGAACCCGAAGGCGGCGCACAATTCCCGCCAATCGATTCGTTGCCGATGCCCGGCGAAACCGAAGGCTTCGACCCCGGCACGATGCCCGCCGGCCAACTCGACGCGATGCAGCGCCTGTCCGACCGCCAGAATGCAAGCGGCGAGGCCGCCAACAGCCGGACCGAGGGCTTCGAACAGTCGATCCACAAGATCAAGGAACAGGTCCTCCCGCGCCTGCTCGAACGCGTCGATCCGGAGGCGGCGGCGACGCTCAACAAGGACGAGCTGGCCGAGGAATTTCGCCCGATCATCGGCGAAGTGCTCGCCGAGCTGAAGCTGACGCTCAACCGCCGCGAGCAGTTCGCGCTGGAAAAGGTGCTGGTCGACGAACTGCTCGGGCTCGGGCCGTTGGAAGAGCTGCTGGCGGATCCGAACATCACCGACATCATGGTGAACGGCCCCGACCAGACCTATGTCGAGCGCAAAGGCAAGCTCGAACTCGCACCGATCCAGTTTCGCGACGAAGAGCATCTGTTCCAGATCGCCCAGCGGATCGTGAACTCGGTCGGCCGCCGCGTCGACCAGACTACCCCGCTTGCCGATGCCCGCCTCAAGGATGGCTCGCGCGTCAACGTGATCGTCCCGCCGCTGAGCTTGCGCGGCACGGCGATCTCGATCCGTAAGTTCTCCGCGAAACCGATCACGCTCGACATGATGGCAGGCTTTGGGTCGATGTCGCCGAAGATGGCCACCGCGCTGAAGATCGCGGGCGCATCGCGGTTCAACGTCGTGATCTCGGGCGGTACCGGTTCGGGCAAGACGACGATGCTCAACGCGCTTTCGAAGATGATCGACCCCGGCGAACGCGTGCTGACGATCGAGGACGCCGCCGAGCTTCGCCTGCAACAGCCGCACTGGCTCCCGCTCGAAACCCGCCCGGCCAATCTGGAGGGCCAGGGCGAGATCAGCATCCGCGACCTCGTCAAGAACGCGCTGCGTATGCGTCCCGACCGGATCATCCTCGGCGAGATACGTGGCGCGGAGTGTTTCGACATGCTCGCGGCCATGAACACGGGTCACGACGGATCGATGTGCACCCTCCACGCTAACTCCCCGCGCGAGGCGCTGGCGCGTATGGAGAACATGGTGATGATGTCCGACATCAAGGTGCCGAAGGAAGCGATCTCGCGCCAGATTGCCGACTCGGTCGAGCTGATCATCCAGGTGAAGCGCCTACGCGACGGCTCGCGCCGGGTGACCAACATCACCGAGGTTATCGGGATGGAGGGCCCGGTGATCGTCACGCAGGAACTGTTCAAGTTCGAGTATCTGGACGAGTCGGCGGACGGGAAAATTCTGGGCGAATACCGGTCGATGGGATTGCGGCCGTACACGCTGGAGAAGGCCAAGCAGTTCGGGTTCGACCAGGCGTATCTGGAGGCGTGCCTGTAG